DNA from Chaetodon trifascialis isolate fChaTrf1 chromosome 14, fChaTrf1.hap1, whole genome shotgun sequence:
AccatgtcctcctcttcctcctcctcctcctcctcctcctcctcttcgggATCGCTGCTGTAGGCCTCCGAGCCATTGCTCCATGCCTTGGAGCTCTCTCGCAGCATGCTGAAGCCTTTTAGGAGGCAGCGGACAGGCAGGTGGTGGACCACAGAAGCTGGGAACTGGGGAGAGGGGAGGTTAAGAGACTGGGAGCTGGGAGATAAGGTGAATATACTGGCTGGACGTTTGAGAGAAAAGCGCAGGGAGAATGAAAGGATACCGAGACAATGGTGCGTGAGGATTACAGGGTCGGACTGAAGTGTTAGTGATGATACCACACAGGCGGTGGGATAGATAAAAGAGAGAAACGGAGAGGGTGACAGAGTGATTGTTAAAGATCacgaggagagagaaagatgaacaGGAGCAaactaaaaaagaaataaagagaaaacagagaggaagaaggtggATTTTCATGGTTAGATCTACTTGTAGGTCTGTATTCCTGACATTCTGTTATTTTGATGGTTCAGTTGTATCTGAGTATTAGCTGGTGACTGAAAATCTATCGCCTGCTCACAGTCCAAAGTTTCAAAAATACTATACAACATACATTTAGTCATAAAATATCACCTTTAGGGCCACAAGTCATGAACTTGTCTTTTCAGTttggattaatctgctgcttaTTTTATGACTGTTTCGATAAAATGTCCATCATAGCTTCCCAGAGTCAAGGTGATGTCTTTTAATTGCTTGTTTtctccaaccaacagtccagaATCCAAAGATATCCAGTTCATTGTCACAGACGACTTACAAAATCTGTTAGTATTCACATTTAAACAGCTTTAATAGTCGCCCTAATCATTTTTCAAGCTGGAAAACGAAGGAACACGTGGGAAACAATGAAAACTATGATTATAGAGAGAGGAAAGGTTTGCTATGATGAAGCCCAGACTGATGCTGATGAAACAATGTACAAGTACAGAGCACCATCTAGTGGAGCATTTACAAGAATGACGCTTATCATCCATATATTAATAACAATTCTATCTGAAAATCAACCTAATGTcagatatttatatttattattataataatggATATGGATATCGACTATAGACCCAAAACTGTATCCTAATGTCATTTAACCTCTGTAGAATCACGTGCAAACCGAGCTCGCGAAGGCCATGACATCATATGTCCACAGTATAAATGGCCGAAGAGGGTTGTGACATCAATATTTGCATCGCGTGCGCTCCAAGGAAACCCCTGGATATTACGTAAACGGCTCGTGCAAAAGCAGCACGGACGTTTATCTTGAAAGTAACATGTTATCTCGTGAAAGCACTTTGTTTTCCGAGgtcaaacacagttttaaagCTAAAATGAAGCGTGAATTCATACGGAAGTTAGCAGAGTCACGGCTGCACGCGCACGGATGGAGTTACTGTTTTAATTTTCCTGTCTAATcgctgaaaatgagaaaattgtTGTCTGTTTTACTCACCTCACAACTGTCAGTGAAAGAGGCCGAAACGACCCATCGCGAGTGGATTCAAAGCAATGTTTTCAGGTGACTTTACGTCATGAAACAGACTGCTCTCATATGTTTGCGGCGCGCTGACAGATGCTTCGGTGTTTGTTATTACTGGATTATTGGACACTATGATGCAGCCTACTCCGGCGTCAGGGCCCGCAGGTGAGACCAATGAAATGCCGGCAGAGGCTCGAAGTGACCAATGAGGCTACAGCAAGGGGAGGATGCTCCGCTTCAAGATAGGTGGCGACCGAGCAGCGAAGTGGCTCATAGCGGTCTGTGCTTTCATTTGACAAGGACGTCCTGGAGAGCAGCATCGCAGTGTGTGGACCGGACTGTCTCACCTGCTGTGTTAGGACAGTCAGGTGGTCGCATTTCCACAGACATTTATCGGTTTTAGATGCTGTTCTCTGGATCCACCTGTTGCTCACACAACATGAGCTACTTCGATTTTGATCAGCTCAAAGTTGAgttttaaaccttttttttttttttggttttagaAGTAAGACATTTTCAAGCAGCACAGTTTAAAAGAGACAGTAGGGTATTTCACGCACCAAATTACACACTGGATTATTGGATTATAACCCCACAAGCACGGCGAAATGAATTAAAGTGTTATTACACACTACCtgcagatatcagggaagccagctccctgaatattttcaaaagaaagctaaaatgcatgatctttttttcatttttaattttcatccttattctatctcgttctacattttttttttttttttaaatctctttagGTCCATTTGGTCTGTTCTGTTAAGTACTCATTTGGTGCAtgttatttctttattgtgaagcactttgagctgcaatttcCGTATATAGATAAAATGTAGAATTATTATAATTCTGTATAAAGGCTCTCTGCTTTAACACTGTAGAGATGCACTGCCATGTACTATGAAGAGGTGCAGCAGATACAATTTATGCAGCCATTCATTCATTGTGGAGTATTTAATCATACACACTTAATATGCTGCATTGTCCTTCAGCTTGTGAATCTTGGAGGGTCACATTTGAAAAACATCGTACTACAAAAACGAACACTGCGCTTCAGCAACATTGACTGCATactttcagttttatttcttgGTTGGTTTGTCATCAGACACTTCAAGGCATCAGGTTAAAGGGGCAACCACAATGAATtgtatttaaattattttagcaAAAACATTAGCCTCTCTGCAGTACACTAACCTTTCATACTTGGAGTACACATTTAACGAGTTGTACAGTTTATCAGTAATTTCAAGATCCAAGCGTGATTAGTTGCCTCTTTCTTACTGAACTGCTACAGTAATGCTTCACTGACCTGCCTGGGTTATGTGCCACCTTACAGTAATTTATCCAGTGTACCGCTACTTTATAAAGGCAcacatataaattaataaacaCATCACAATAACTTAGAATAATTGCACCCATTGTTTGGTCAAGAAAAGGAGTAATACAGTGAAAATCCAAGAAAACGGAGGAAACCTGCTCATATGAGACCGATATGTAAAGTTAAAATGTTCATTGGCAAGTCTTATGAACACGTTTGTAGGTACATTTATACAACATTGTTAATAACAACCTGGATTTGAAGAGTAACTCAGTGGAAGAACAGATCCATTGTTCCCATCAATGAGAACAAAATTGCTTCAACAGTCATGGAAGTGAGTCCTTTCATCTCAAAGCTAACAAAGAGTACAGGCAGTAAGCTTCAAGGCACGACATCgtctctgctgtcagacttCTGAGGCCGTGTTTGGAAATCCACGACGACGCGAACAGCTGCAGGTTTCTTACGATCATTTTTGGAATGAAAACAGCTTACATCTTCTAAAAAACAGGAGTCATTCTCAAGATCACGTTTTGGTTTAGAGATTTAGAAAGGAAAGCACgtggagaggagtgagagtgaGACATCTAAAACACCCAGTGGACGCCCCTACTGGGCTGGAGGTTGGTCTTGTGtatatgtggaaaaaaacaaaacagaatataTTCCCATCTTGGCCTTTCAAGTGAAAAGtgtttggaaaaggaaaaaaaaacaataggaATACTCAGTTTTAATCTTTCTTGAGGTCAGACGGGCCATAAGATGCTTCAGCGGGACTCGCGGTGACTGGCGGTTGCTCCAGGTTGGCTGGTACGGGAGCAGGAACCACTCCATCATTGTTGACCAGAGCTCCATAGGAAAAGGAACCATTGAAGTCTACCAGGCCTTTGTCATGAATAGTTGGGACACCTGGTGATAGAAAGGACAGGGAAGCTAAGGTTTAAGGCAGAAACTGCAAGTTGAAGCGATAATTCAAAATGCATGTGTAACGGGCCATATATTTAGAGTTGCAACTGAAGATGTGGTTGCACTGACACATTGAACATGTGGCATTGTATGCAAATTTCAGGCAGGTTTAACAGGTACTGGTTTTAACAACAGCAAACGGCCTTCTTCAAAACTTTATGCATTTATGTGAAGTTTATACAAACCATTTGTCATATTCATGCTGACATACGGCTCAAAAGTCTTggtctttttcttgtttttggtgATGAGAAAGACCCCCAGGAAACAGAACGCAGATctgtacaaaacacaaaataatgaagAGCAGCCTTTTCTCAAAATAACGTCTCAAAGTTCAGCAAACGCAGGTGTTACTGATCACAACAtatcccagtaagccatgagagcatgacagtgagccagcatgccCAATACCAGGatcctgaaactgaagcagctacgTGTAATTCAGCTGTCATTAACTGATTATTTACACCcgcttttcctactgtgacacGTCAAAATGTCTACTGTGAGAAAGCTCTCTGATGACCGATCACTCACCccaacaaaaacatgcagatgtGAAGAACGTCCTCATGGTTAAACTCTAAGTAAAACACAGCTCCTGAAAaccagaaaagaagaaaacgtTGATGACTTCTGTGTTGTGACTCTAAAGGTGACTAGCAGGAGCAAAGCAGAGGTTTTCAACTCTGTTTCTATTGAGCCAGGCAGCAATTTGCATTCACCAGTCAATCCAGGTCCGACTGAAAACTACCTGCAGCAAAGAATCCAGTAACTCACCAGCTACTACGGCAAAGGCAGTGGAAAGGATGTAGTTGACGCTGGCAATCAGAGAGGGGTCATACAGCTTAGAAGCTTGGGAGAGAAATCTAAGaagacaataacacacacacacaaaaacttcACTTTGCTCATCTGTAAAGTAAAAAATTGGAAAAGCAATCCAATGTTTATATCTTTGACATGACTAACAGTCAACCATGCAAACCATGCTTGATGCTCCTGTCACTCACCTGGCCTGGAAGACCACTGAAGCcaccatgcacacaaacatgacgcTGAAGATGGGGTAGTTAAGCTGCATGGAGCCCTCGATGGTGAGCACCAACATGCCTGACACCGCCTTCACTGTAATGACTGTGATAGAGCCTGTGCGCCAAAGTCAGACGCAGttaaacacagaacaaacagctTAAGTGCCTTTTGAACATTAAAAACgtgacaaaataaaagtgtggTAATAGCTTGACTTTACAGGCGGCATTTAATTGACTGGCTTTAATGCCTGAGACTCACCCAGTAGAGCGACCAGCAGCAGAATAACAACGAGGTAGTTAGCGCGGCGCTGTTTGTAGAAGTATAAAAGCAGGCAGAACGTGATGATCTCCAGGAGCTGTCAGTAAGGGTAGGTagcaacaataaacaacaaatgAATACCAAATAAACAGGAAGCACTGCAGTCGTTGCCAGATTCAATAATAGCAAAATTAATCTCATCGCCAAAGACAAACATTTACGCTGATTAACAGCACAGGTCAGAGAAGGCTGGGAAATGTGCTGTGTTTAAAGCAGGTTTGTGGAACTCAGTTTGTACCTAAAAGGGGAAGACCAAATAATTACAAACCAGATAAGAGAGATGTGAGATACAATACAGAAGCTCTGCAGTAAACACCAATTTAATAAAGCTCATTATGGTTGATTATGGTTGAGACTGACAGAGGATTTCATGGTTGTATCCCACCAAGTGTCTCTCAATCAGTGCTGACAATGTTTTATTTGCAACCACTGTCCCTCTACTGATGCAgctgtcctgtgtttgtgtgtttaatgtatttattcaagCTTTTAGAGACATTTATCCCTTGCCACATGAAATAATGATGCAACGTTTGCTACTGATGCACCAGAAACTCAGGGAGTGTCTGTCTGGCCTCTTCTTGCCCCTGTAAGATGTCTTTAAATGTTGTAAATACAGTGTGGTGATTCCCAGACCGAGACTAAAGatgacacacactgataattGGTATTCCACCTAACATGACTCACTTGTGCAAGCTCCTTTGTAATAGTTGTAATTGTTGTGTGGTCTGTGCAAAAAGAAACATATGCCAACACAGAAACGCTGCACAGCACTTACAAACGGTGACTGAATGATGGCATATTTTCTTGTCAACACTATAAACTACAACCACAAACACTGAGTTCAACACTACCACTCTCAGTAAAAGTCACCAAACCTGTTGTATAACTTTTAAAGGTGTTGGACTTGCACAACATAAATGATGAGGGCAATGGGTGTGTAGTTTGTGTTAATTTGCCTCTATTTCATATGCTGCTTAGCAACGTCACACATTAACATTTGGCTGCCACACCTCAGTCAATTGTTTAATATCGGTTTAGTGAACGTGGGCGGGAAATTAAGAGCAGTAGGATTTAACAAACTGAGCATTGAGCTTTGTTCTTCCAAACTTCTTGAGTAAATGAAAACATCTCACCAGATACAAGAGAACAGGCCATCCAACAATGTGCATGACGATGTTCTCCGCTTTGAGTTTTTCATGAGAGTTTGGTCCAAATGCCACAAAGAGATATGTTCCTCCCATGGTTAGGATACAGCCCAGGAAGGACAGCCCATAGCGCTCTGAAATGACATAAAGATATTTAATATGTCATGATattcaactcaattcaattcaattcaattcaattcaattcaattcaattcaattcaattcaattcaattcaatattcctttattcgtcccgcgaggggaaattccaattcacaacagcaccaataaagtggatggAAGAGTAAAGTAAATAATACAAACACTATGAGATATCACAGTGGAACTAAACATCACAGTATTTTTTATGACACAAAGAACACAATTTCACTTTTATACAGTCTAACTTTTCAACTAAATAGGGCCTGTGCATAGACAAACTTGTTTGACTGTTATCTCCGTCACTACACTGCAGCGGCTGAGGAGGCAGGATGCACAGCAGATTTCCAAAATGCCTTCAAGCTGATTAAAAATTTGCATACAATGGCACACGTTCAATGCTATTTGCATGTGAGTGTCACATCTTCAGTTGCACATGTCTGCTGAACTTACTTGCAAAGTCCTTCAGCTTAGTCTTCTCGCGCAGAAAAATAAGGCTTAAAATTGAGcttgctgaaaacaaaacaaaaaaaaaatccaaattgtGAATACAAATTTTcctttacatttatttgtgcATTGAATTAGTTATTAATTTGTATTTATAAACTGGTATAAACTAGGGGTGGGTATTGCCAAGGGCAAATTTACAAATTTTGTGATATATTGCGATATTCTACAtagttcactgaaaaatgtaaaaggcattatgcatcttaaaatctGAGTTGCAGGTACATCAGATGATAGTGGGACAAACTgagtcaaaacaatgtaattTAAATTATCCATGCCATTTTATTGTAACTATACAAGTGCAAGTtacaacatatttgcatgaacaacatgagctgaGCTAATATGTCGGGGTGGTGTCGTGCTAAATGAGTTCGCAAGTTTGTTCTAATGGGAGcgaaacagtgtttgcaaagagcGTACTCTTTGTCCGGCTCACTGTGTTTCACCttgtgtttctcctttcctttggaaTCCAAAGTACCTCCAAACATCTGCCTTAAAGTTCGAGGGCACCCACCCCTAGTATAAACCGAGTATAATCAATGATTATACAGAACATTTATCTATTCACAGCTACTACTAAAATATTAGGGAACAAATACTCACTGAGTACAGACACAGCATTAAGAGGTGCCACAAGAGCGAGGGGGGCAAAGGCATAAGAAACAAAATTGGCTGCCTCTCCAAGGCAGGTAAATACAAAACCACACCACCAGGTTTTAGTGCGGTAGAAGGCACGAGGGTCCTTGGTTCCAGCTAACGTCACATGGCTGTATTTCTGCAAGTGAGAGGCGTGCGGGTGAAACATGGTGACTTGCGtaaacacacagtgtgctgCGGTATACTTAGCTtagacaaagcaaacacataAAGCAGGCTTACaccaaacaaagaaatgaaatgtatttcaGAAGGGCTATTGTGAATTACAAGTACAAACAGGGCGGGCAAAAGTGCcaaaaacaatgacagtgaTGTACAATGACGAGGTGATAACTGTATATTCTTTCATCCATACAGGTTTCTACTGAAAGCCGATAACAATGACGTAATGACAACCTTGATGCTGCATTGACACAAAACGCTGacatgagacaatatgaagGAAAACTATTCCACATAAGAGACAGACCAACTTAACTTTATGTTTAAACTAAGGTCTTAATATCAGGGTGCTTGGACATTTAAATGAGGTGTTTGTGGAGGAGGGAACTGAATACTGTACCTGGATATTTAAGGAGATGCTGACCAGCACATTTCCAAAAATAGCGAGTAAGGTCCCAATGAGGTTATCCTAAAGAAGGAAGACAGCAACACTGAATCCACTTATTTTGAATAAAATCTTTCAAACCTAGATGTAGTTTATACTTGGTTATGTCTCTGTTGTAACGCAATGATGAGTCCTCGGTGAAACACTCAGacatttgggattttttttgtttactttcgCTCTGAtggcatttcactgctgtgGTGTCTTCAAAGTTTTGTTAGGAATTTTCTGACGTGAAAAGACACAGATTACAGCACCATAAAACATCCTTATGCGCGTTTTCACACCTGCTACGAGAACAAAGAGTAAAATTTAACATTCGATTAAAAAGTGAATTGAAGTGTCTCACCGTGTAAGAGCCTCCGTCGGGTCTGCTGGTATCCATCTTGTTAGCCCTCAGAGgcaatttattatttttcagcaGTAGCCAGACCTTCAGATACAAGATATTTCATCTTGTCGCTGAAACATTATGCGTTTATCactcatttttgtgtgttaatctGACACTACGCTGAAGACATCACCATCTTTGAGATGAGGTGCATCTCACTTCCGGGTTGCTTCCGCCTGTGTCAGGCTACGCCCTGACGTAGAACAGTACGCTTGAATCACGTGACCTTGGACAGTGACCAGTTGCTATTTACACAATTTATAATTAAGATAAACAACAGGTACTTTGTGTTCTATGTATTTATAGGTAATATGGCCAAAGTCGCTCATTAATTTCGTTAATAATAAATGTTTCCTCCATTTTCAATGTGTTTCTGCCTATTGTTGCAGTTTAGCCGGCATTCTGCAATACCGCTTGACGACAATAGGCTGTGCTATTGAGCTAGAATTGATCCAAGAGAAttcacaaagcaggagaaagaTGTTGATCAGTTTAATTAGTACTCAAGTGCGGTTAAATTCTCAAGTCTTATTCAGAGCACAAGTGTCATTAGCCAGATACCCAGAACATATCCAAGCCTGATAATTTTTTAAATCTCTCATATCCATCACAAGCAGACTGAATGAGATGAATTAGGTGAAAACTAGGGTATTTCTTCACATATATTCATCtcttaaatttttttttatctgaatgTAGGCTGCCCTTCCTTACATGACTGATAATAACAATCTCACCCTGGCATCATATTGTAATCATGACTAACACTGATGGtatgttttctcttctctttgtgtcaTTGCAGCGGTGAAGGAGGGACACAGTACAACAcgtcagcagcagtgtttctatAACAGGAGCAGTGGAACAAAGCAGAGGCAGGTCAATGAAGGGTGTTagctgttgttttaaaaaacagaagagtttttttttttttttccatatgtccAAACCATGTGAGCAAGTGATGAGTCATAGTGGCAAAAAATCTGGCAAAGTGCAGTAGCCATGGTGACACTAGTCAGCAGTGGTTTAACAAAGTTTTTCACCCCTTTTTCAAGGAAATATTCAACTTAAACTAATGTTGGCAGCTAAAATCATATTGTTTATTACTCCAGTGTCAGATGTCAACTTGACTTTGgcaaaattacaaaattagCAAACCTTGAGATGAAGTTTGCTCTTCACATTTGATTTGCTTACCAGCAGAGGGAGTGAAACATCACAGCCGGGAGAACCCAATCAGATTGTCCCATTGTGCTCAAATCGAAGCCAAGACACTCAAAGTCTCCGctgttgtttgatgtttgactGGCATTTGATTTTGCTCTTCGCCTGCAATGATCTGACACTTAGAGCGCTTGAATGCATGCCTCATATGAATGTAATTATGTATTTTTTGGCAAACAGTGCCTTTGTTTTCTGGCATGGTGCAAGAGCTTGTCTCAAACAGCTATCGAAGGTCAGACTGCTTGTTCATCAAAGGATTCATCTGACTGGTAACAGGCATAGAGACCATGAAGCCCTTGTTGTCAGGGCAACCACTGACAACAGTTGCTCCCTGTCATCAAAAGAGTCGCATGTTCTGCAAGCGGACTGCAGTCAGGTCATGCATGCATAATATATGATACACAGATCAATGCATTTAAGAGGCTGGTTTAATTCAATAGCAGCGTGCTTTACATAAGAAATTAAAGGCATTCAGACAAGATataaaagaaatgctgaaaagaCACACCTAGAATTTAAAACAGAAGATAAAGTGGAATAAAACAGATTAAAGAGGAGATTAAAATTACAGTGCAGAAACGAAGAAGTGAGTGTTGTAGCAGTTTTCTGGAGTTTTATGGGGGTTTGCTGTATATATGTGGTGCAAAACTGCTGAATGCTGCTTCTCCAGGTTTAGTTTGACCCTGGGAACAGTTAGCAGACCTGTTCCAGGTGATCTGAGAGGTCTGGTTCTTTATAACGAAGCAGCAGATCAGTTCAGTGTTCTGGTCCTTTAGAAACCAGCAGTAGAAGGCAGAGAGCtcttcagcacagcagcatgttaTTAAAACATCACCTTCTTCCAAACTACAAAGCCCTTCTTGCCTGTTACGCTCTTGTGTGCTTCACAACCTGCTGGAATGAGACGTGGCGTTATGGCCCAGATattcatcacacagacactgattACAGCTTGAAGATGAGTAGAGACAGCCAACAGGTGATTCTTCCTCAGGGTgtaaacaggtgtgtgtgtgtgtgtgtgtgtgtgtgtgtgtgtgtgtgtgtgtgtgtgtgtgtgtgtgtgtgtgtgtgtgtgtgtgtatgcaggtggATCTTTTTCCACTGCATTACCTCATGTGAAGCACAAATCACGTTATTCAAGTTGAAAACACCTTTCAATTAACATTATTATCCAAATGTCTGGAATATAATGAgagtaagaaaaaaatataGCATCAGCACCTTAAACAAGACTATAAAAGTAtagttttagtgtttttaatgaaggattttttgcttgtgttttcatgttcaatTCAGTTTTGTTGAATTTAGTTGATTCAGTTTGATTAGTTGTAATTTAGTCTTTTTTACGCTGTTCAGTTGAATTGTACAGTTATTACAGACATTGACAAATGCAGCAATGTGATGAATAAATCTAAAAAGGTCTTttgaaaactaaataaatgaacGGTAAAAGAAACTGGAACTTGaggaaaagcaaatgaaatttAAAGAAATGGTCTCAGTGCAGCATCTTGAAAACAATGCATAAAACTGTTAAAGAACTGATGCAacttttttccacagcagaactgcagagaggctaaatgtgcacacacaacacattaaacagcatCAGCACAAACTGATAATGTGACTTTTGTatgatttttgttgtttgctaTCTATAAAAAAATTGCTTCTGAGGGATTTAATGCAATgcaatgatttattgatttacaaGAAGCATCAGAAGCTCATTTGAAAAcctctgtcatgtttttttaaatacaaaCATCATTATAGAAACATCAAGAAATTAcacttaatgtgtttttatgtagtTAAATATGCAAATGCTCCACAGCGCGGAGCATCTATTTTGAGTCATTATCATACCCTCAGACTGTTAACTAAAACACAATTATGGCTATCTGTCATGCCTCATGATACTCACAGTGGAATGGTAATAGATGTTTTATTATTAGAAGTTTCAGGGGGCTTTTCATTGTCTTCAGATCCTGCTGGGTCAGAAATTTGGGCAAGTAAAGGTGTGTTCCCTCCTCAGGACATCCGGTCATCCTGCATAGTGGACAGACCTGTTCACtgccacctgtgtgtgtgtgtgtgtgtgtgtgtgtgtgtgtgtgtgtgtgtgtgtgtgtgtgtgtgtgtgtgtgtgtgtgtgtaaatccctgaggatgaatgaatggattaGCAGGCTGATGTGTGGATAAATCAGTGTGGAAGAAGCTGATCTGACAATAAGATCTGACAAAATTTAGCACCAGAAGGatgcttattattatttttattaatattattttcttGGTTATTTTCTAATCTATTATTATTTCCTTGATCAAACATGTCCAATACCAAATCCTTTataatttacatttatatacacatactgtataaatatatgtatacaAAATGCAGCAAATCTTCATATTTGAAAAGTTGGAGTCAGTAAATTTTAAACACTTTTGCCGGAAAAACTACTTTAAAGATTAATTTGCTTTGAGAATAGTagctgattattattttttgtttattgtctaaatgattgattaattgtttcagctcgGCGTAGAGCTATTCTTTTATTGTCAGTAAATCTACCTTTTTCGTTTAATCCATCACTTTGTGTCAAAAACTCCCATCCCAGAGCCCACGATGACATCTTCatattttgttgagtttttgTTGAATAAATTATGCAGACAATTAACCAATTATCAAACTGTAGCTGCTGACATTTCTGCTGATTGCCTGGTCATTTAATGGactgatcatttcagctttaAGCATCCAGCACAGCCTGTCATTCCTCTGCCTGTTACAGGATAGAGGTCCAAGAGAAAAGTGACTCCCAggctttttccttcattttttttttttttgccccaggTTAGAAAGAAGTTTCCATTGACATcttttttgctgctttcataTCCTCCCATTTACAAGAGTTTTGTGTATCCAGTCACTTCCTTTCCATTCTCCATTCTCAACGCTCCCAAAGATAACAGATTTTGAAATTACTTTCTGCTTACTATCAACaaaacatctttgggttttctTCTACCAGTTGCTTGTGATGCGTGGGCACCGTCCGCCGTCTCTGGAGGAATGTGCGAACGTTAGCATGGCAGTGTGTATTTAA
Protein-coding regions in this window:
- the nipal3 gene encoding NIPA-like protein 3 — translated: MDTSRPDGGSYTDNLIGTLLAIFGNVLVSISLNIQKYSHVTLAGTKDPRAFYRTKTWWCGFVFTCLGEAANFVSYAFAPLALVAPLNAVSVLTSSILSLIFLREKTKLKDFAKRYGLSFLGCILTMGGTYLFVAFGPNSHEKLKAENIVMHIVGWPVLLYLLLEIITFCLLLYFYKQRRANYLVVILLLVALLGSITVITVKAVSGMLVLTIEGSMQLNYPIFSVMFVCMVASVVFQARFLSQASKLYDPSLIASVNYILSTAFAVVAGAVFYLEFNHEDVLHICMFLLGSAFCFLGVFLITKNKKKTKTFEPYVSMNMTNGVPTIHDKGLVDFNGSFSYGALVNNDGVVPAPVPANLEQPPVTASPAEASYGPSDLKKD